In Acinetobacter sp. TGL-Y2, a genomic segment contains:
- a CDS encoding tetratricopeptide repeat protein, which translates to MKKLYPLLFCFFLAACSDSNSVAGTDLNVKQSISESQQDVLIKQATDLINASKEEQALPILIKLANAGNPKAQNQVGLMYQYGYGINQQSTIDLVKAKYWLEQAVNQNYPVAIHNLAALIYKEATTDGEFETALNLFIKAATLNHYESYNFIGNYYNEGLIYPKNFKKAVESYKIAADKNNASGQFNMGQAYYYGEGVGQDYKVAFDWYQKAANQGYDLAYIQLSRYYEKGLLVPTNISKAIKLLEKPAKNGEPTAQYNLAILYKNENNLDKFNYWKEVYSTNPKVE; encoded by the coding sequence ATGAAAAAATTATATCCTTTGTTATTTTGCTTTTTCTTAGCTGCTTGTAGTGACAGTAATTCTGTTGCTGGTACTGATTTAAATGTAAAACAATCAATTTCTGAATCACAACAGGATGTTTTAATTAAACAGGCTACTGATCTCATCAACGCTAGTAAAGAAGAGCAAGCTCTACCTATTTTAATAAAGTTAGCTAATGCTGGTAATCCTAAAGCTCAAAATCAAGTAGGTTTAATGTATCAATATGGGTACGGAATAAATCAACAAAGCACAATAGATCTTGTTAAAGCAAAATATTGGCTAGAACAAGCTGTAAATCAAAATTATCCAGTTGCGATTCACAATCTCGCGGCATTGATTTACAAGGAAGCAACTACTGATGGCGAGTTTGAAACAGCTCTCAACTTATTTATTAAAGCTGCAACTTTAAACCATTATGAATCATACAATTTTATCGGAAATTACTATAATGAAGGCTTAATTTATCCTAAAAATTTCAAAAAAGCCGTTGAAAGTTATAAGATAGCTGCAGATAAAAATAATGCTTCAGGTCAGTTCAACATGGGGCAAGCATACTATTACGGTGAAGGGGTTGGCCAAGACTATAAAGTTGCTTTTGATTGGTATCAAAAGGCTGCTAATCAAGGTTATGATTTAGCTTATATCCAACTTTCCCGATACTATGAAAAAGGCCTACTAGTTCCTACAAACATATCAAAAGCTATTAAACTACTGGAAAAACCCGCTAAAAATGGTGAACCTACAGCCCAGTATAATTTAGCTATTCTTTATAAAAACGAAAACAACCTCGATAAATTTAATTATTGGAAAGAAGTTTACTCCACTAACCCAAAAGTAGAATAA